In Malus sylvestris chromosome 16, drMalSylv7.2, whole genome shotgun sequence, the following are encoded in one genomic region:
- the LOC126606917 gene encoding dehydrogenase/reductase SDR family member FEY-like: MGLGGTRSDYTPPYEFLTKNSNFGRTRKHGEKTARIPNVLLVLISARIPNVPRPARRSSSILPCFLVVVLLTLIDESFSLVPNPMPLPPINDLTCIVTGSTSGIGREIARQLAESGAYVVMAVRNTKAANELIQKWQNEWSGMGLPLNIEVMELDLLSLDSVVRFAEAWNARLGPLHVLINNAGIFSIGEPQKFSKDGYEEHLQVNHLAPALLSVLLLPSLIRGSPSRIVNLNSVMHYVGFVDTEDMNVVSRKRKYTSLVGYSSSKLAHIMFSSVLHKRLPAESGISVVCVSPGIVQTNVAKDLPRIVQAAYHLVPYLLQHSLLCWRPS; this comes from the exons atggGCTTAGGTGGGACTCGCTCGGATTACACGCCTCCTTACGAGTTCTTAACGAAGAACTCCAATTTTGGGCGGACTCGTAAGCACGGAGAGAAAACCGCGAGGATCCCCAACGTCCTGCTCGTCCTCATCTCTGCGAGGATCCCCAACGTCCCTCGTCCTGCTCGTCGCTCTTCGTCGATCTTGCCCTGCTTCCTCGTCGtcgtcctcctcaccctcatcgACGAAAGCTTCTCGTTGGTGCCCAACCCCATGCCTTTGCCTCCCATCAACGATCTCACTTGCATTGTCACTGGATCCACCAGCGGCATCGGCCGCGAAATCGCCAg GCAGCTGGCGGAATCAGGCGCGTATGTTGTAATGGCGGTGAGGAATACGAAAGCAGCTAATGAGCTGATCCAGAAGTGGCAAAATGAATGGTCTGGAATGGGGCTTCCTCTCAATATTGAG GTAATGGAACTTGATCTGCTTTCATTGGATTCTGTTGTGAGATTTGCCGAAGCATGGAATGCTCGTTTAGGACCTCTCCATGTTCTTATCAACAATGCTGGGATATTTTCAATTGGAG AGCCGCAAAAGTTTTCTAAAGATGGTTACGAAGAACACTTGCAAGTGAATCATCTGGCTCCAGCGTTGCTATCCGTCTTGCTATTGCCTTCCCTTATTAGAGGATCTCCGAGTCGAATTGTTAATTTGAATTCCGTT ATGCATTATGTTGGCTTTGTTGACACAGAAGACATGAACGTTGTTTccaggaaaagaaaatatacaagCTTAGTGGGTTACTCAAGCAGCAAGTTGGCACAT ATTATGTTTAGTAGTGTCCTACATAAGCGGCTGCCTGCTGAATCTGGCATTAGTGTAGTGTGCGTTTCACCTGGAATTGTCCAGACTAATGTT GCAAAGGATCTACCCAGGATTGTTCAGGCTGCGTATCATCTAGTACCTTATTTGCTGCAACATTCACTACTTTGCTGGCGGCCGTCGTAA